From Variovorax sp. PMC12, the proteins below share one genomic window:
- a CDS encoding ribokinase, producing MTAFSSQQHGVAVLGIFVADLAFRAADLPGVGQTIAGSGFAMGPGGKGSNQSVAAARAGAQVTFISKLGQDSFGANALALWAQEGITPRVPQVATQPTGAAFIYVHEVTGANAIIVVPGAAALIDTADVDAAADAIRGARVFVTQLEQPAGAAQRGLELARAAGTVTVFNPAPALPFDDAVYPLCDYITPNEHEAAALSGIAVETVEDARRAGDFFLSKGVGCALITLGDKGALLHSANQSVHLPVFNAGAVKETAGAGDAFNGGFAAALAEGASPLEAARFGSAVAAISVTRAGTAPSMPTRAEVDALLGRAAA from the coding sequence ATGACCGCCTTTTCCTCGCAGCAGCACGGCGTGGCCGTGCTCGGCATCTTCGTGGCCGACCTCGCCTTTCGCGCGGCCGATCTTCCGGGCGTCGGCCAGACCATCGCCGGCTCCGGCTTTGCCATGGGCCCCGGCGGCAAGGGCTCCAACCAATCTGTGGCGGCGGCGCGCGCAGGCGCGCAGGTGACTTTCATCTCCAAGCTCGGGCAGGACTCCTTCGGCGCCAACGCGCTCGCACTGTGGGCGCAGGAAGGCATCACGCCGCGCGTGCCGCAGGTGGCGACGCAGCCGACCGGCGCGGCCTTCATCTACGTGCACGAGGTCACGGGCGCCAACGCCATCATCGTGGTGCCCGGCGCGGCGGCGCTCATCGACACCGCCGACGTGGATGCCGCCGCCGATGCCATCCGAGGCGCCCGCGTGTTCGTCACGCAACTGGAGCAGCCCGCCGGCGCCGCGCAGCGCGGCCTGGAACTCGCGCGTGCGGCAGGCACGGTCACGGTGTTCAACCCCGCGCCCGCGTTGCCCTTCGACGATGCCGTGTACCCGCTGTGCGACTACATCACGCCGAACGAGCACGAAGCCGCCGCGCTCAGCGGCATTGCCGTCGAGACCGTCGAGGACGCGCGCCGGGCTGGCGACTTCTTTCTTTCCAAGGGCGTGGGCTGCGCGCTCATCACGCTCGGGGACAAGGGCGCGCTGCTGCACAGCGCGAACCAGTCGGTGCACCTGCCCGTGTTCAACGCCGGCGCGGTGAAGGAAACGGCCGGCGCGGGCGACGCCTTCAACGGCGGCTTCGCGGCCGCGCTGGCCGAAGGCGCCTCGCCGCTGGAAGCCGCGCGTTTCGGCTCCGCCGTGGCGGCCATTTCGGTCACGCGCGCGGGCACCGCGCCGTCGATGCCCACGCGCGCCGAGGTCGACGCGCTGCTGGGCCGGGCGGCAGCCTGA
- a CDS encoding substrate-binding domain-containing protein, with product MLKKTKIACTVLALGTVAFASALHAQGKPQDIVTVVKITGISWFNRMEVGVKEFGASTPGVATRQIGPAQSDAAQQQRLVEDLVAKKVDAIAVVSMDPPTLEPVLKRAMERGIKVVTHEADNQKNTMVDIEAFDNTAYGARINERLAACMGQQGKWTSLVGSLGSQSQVQWADGGAANAKKYPKMQLVDAKNESLNDAEKAYGKAKEMLRKHPDLKGFQGSSSLDVLGIGRAVEEAGLQGKVCVFGTGLPSEAAKFLESGAVGGIAFWDPKDAGIVMNKAAKMLLDGKTITEGTDMGVPGYNKVSVKKGPGVGIVVTGQAWVEVDKQNYKKYAF from the coding sequence ATGCTGAAGAAAACCAAGATCGCCTGCACCGTGCTGGCACTGGGCACCGTGGCCTTCGCGTCGGCGCTGCATGCGCAGGGCAAGCCGCAGGACATCGTCACCGTGGTGAAGATCACCGGCATCAGCTGGTTCAACCGCATGGAAGTGGGCGTGAAGGAGTTCGGCGCGAGCACGCCGGGCGTCGCCACGCGCCAGATCGGCCCGGCCCAGTCTGACGCCGCGCAGCAGCAGCGCCTGGTGGAAGACCTGGTGGCCAAGAAGGTCGACGCGATCGCGGTCGTGTCGATGGACCCGCCCACGCTGGAGCCGGTGCTCAAGCGCGCGATGGAGCGCGGCATCAAGGTCGTCACGCACGAGGCGGACAACCAGAAGAACACCATGGTCGACATCGAGGCCTTCGACAACACGGCCTACGGCGCGCGCATCAACGAGCGCCTGGCCGCGTGCATGGGCCAGCAGGGCAAGTGGACCTCGCTGGTCGGCTCGCTGGGCAGCCAGTCGCAGGTGCAATGGGCCGACGGCGGCGCGGCGAACGCGAAGAAGTACCCCAAGATGCAGCTGGTCGACGCCAAGAACGAGTCGCTCAACGACGCCGAGAAGGCCTACGGCAAGGCCAAGGAAATGCTGCGCAAGCATCCGGACCTGAAGGGCTTCCAGGGGTCGTCTTCGCTGGACGTGCTGGGCATCGGCCGGGCGGTGGAAGAGGCCGGCCTGCAAGGCAAGGTCTGCGTCTTCGGCACCGGGCTGCCGAGCGAGGCGGCCAAGTTCCTGGAGTCGGGCGCGGTCGGCGGCATCGCCTTCTGGGACCCGAAGGACGCCGGCATCGTCATGAACAAGGCGGCCAAGATGCTGCTCGACGGCAAGACCATCACCGAGGGCACCGACATGGGCGTGCCGGGCTACAACAAGGTCTCGGTGAAGAAGGGGCCGGGCGTCGGCATCGTCGTCACGGGCCAGGCCTGGGTCGAAGTCGACAAGCAGAACTACAAGAAATACGCCTTCTGA
- a CDS encoding ABC transporter permease — translation MTASTMQAHSAPATPAPQARVSLRGWLAQRPSVFTLALIVLASLAVGAINPSFFQLPVLFDIVRACTVLGLFALGVLIVLAAGGIDVSFAAIAALTMYSITKLVLNYFPEVPIALLLIAGAASGAVLGVLNGLLVHWLKAPSLIVTIGTQYLYRGILLTFVGTVFFMNVPAPMDAFGKLALWRFDTPQGLHAVLPATVLVLAFAAVLTWWLLNRTLIGRAVYAIGGSLPIAERLGYNLRTVHVFVFAYAGFLSGLAGIVHVSSTRLANPFDLVGNELDVIAAVILGGARITGGSGTVGGTLLGVVLVTLINNVLIMAGVPSTWQKVIIGAFILVAGGFFAMRRQD, via the coding sequence ATGACGGCTTCCACCATGCAAGCGCATTCCGCGCCGGCCACGCCCGCGCCGCAGGCGCGGGTCTCCCTGCGCGGCTGGCTCGCGCAGCGCCCCTCGGTCTTCACGCTGGCGCTGATCGTGCTGGCGAGCCTGGCGGTCGGCGCCATCAACCCGAGTTTCTTCCAGCTGCCCGTGCTGTTCGACATCGTGCGCGCCTGCACGGTGCTGGGCCTGTTCGCGCTGGGCGTGCTGATCGTGCTGGCGGCCGGCGGCATCGACGTGTCGTTCGCGGCCATTGCCGCGCTCACCATGTACAGCATCACCAAGCTGGTGCTGAACTACTTTCCGGAAGTGCCCATCGCGCTGCTGCTGATAGCCGGTGCCGCGAGCGGCGCGGTGCTGGGCGTGCTCAACGGGCTGCTGGTGCACTGGCTCAAGGCGCCTTCGCTGATCGTGACCATCGGCACGCAGTACCTCTACAGGGGCATTCTTCTGACCTTCGTGGGCACCGTGTTCTTCATGAACGTGCCGGCGCCCATGGACGCCTTCGGCAAGCTGGCGCTCTGGCGCTTCGACACGCCGCAGGGCCTGCACGCGGTGCTGCCCGCGACCGTGCTGGTGCTCGCCTTCGCGGCGGTGCTGACATGGTGGCTGCTGAACCGCACGCTGATCGGGCGCGCGGTGTACGCCATCGGCGGCAGCCTCCCCATCGCGGAGCGGCTCGGCTACAACCTGCGCACGGTGCATGTCTTCGTGTTCGCGTACGCGGGCTTCCTGTCGGGGCTGGCGGGCATCGTGCACGTGTCCAGCACGCGGCTGGCGAACCCCTTCGACCTGGTGGGCAACGAGCTGGACGTGATCGCCGCCGTGATCCTGGGCGGCGCGCGCATCACCGGCGGCAGCGGCACGGTGGGCGGCACGCTGCTGGGCGTGGTGCTGGTCACGCTGATCAACAACGTGCTGATCATGGCCGGTGTGCCGAGCACCTGGCAGAAGGTGATCATCGGCGCGTTCATCCTGGTGGCGGGCGGCTTCTTCGCGATGCGCAGGCAGGACTGA
- a CDS encoding sugar ABC transporter ATP-binding protein → MTLEALSTHAPAAPAGRRVFLEVQDVHKRFAGVHALRGIDLTIEAGEIYHLLGENGCGKSTLIKIISGAQPPSQGRIVIDGKPHESLSPLQALALGIETVYQDLSLLPNMSVAENVALSEQLVATGGRLARCFDRKALAATAARALQAVKLPTDTAFLARRVDEMPIATRQLVAIARAVATRARMVIMDEPTTSLTQKEVDNLVHVVEALREQGVAVLFVSHKLDECIAMGGQAIVFRDGTKVAQGPIRDFTKAELAHWMTGKHLDGERYRHGSHGGEELLKVESLGRGALFSDVSFTLRKGEILGVTGLLDSGRNELALALAGVQAADRGRVLLDAREITLKTPTDGIRQGIGYVPEDRLSEGLFLDKPIRDNIVTAVLDRLRGRFGALDARQCQALAERTVADLQIATPDVDRPVQSLSGGNQQRVLIGRWLAIGPRVLILHGPTVGVDVGSKDTIYRIVQRLAEQGLGVILVSDDLQELLQNCDRILLMRKGRIANDFDAPGLAESDLYHALVSDTPSPAFP, encoded by the coding sequence ATGACCCTTGAAGCGCTCTCTACCCACGCCCCGGCCGCGCCGGCGGGGCGCCGCGTCTTTCTCGAGGTGCAGGACGTGCACAAGCGCTTCGCGGGCGTGCACGCGCTGCGCGGCATCGACCTGACCATCGAGGCCGGCGAGATCTACCACCTGCTCGGCGAGAACGGCTGCGGCAAGAGCACGCTGATCAAGATCATCTCGGGCGCGCAGCCGCCGAGCCAGGGCCGCATCGTGATCGACGGCAAGCCGCACGAATCGCTGTCGCCGCTGCAGGCGCTCGCGCTGGGCATCGAGACGGTCTACCAGGACCTGTCGCTGCTGCCGAACATGAGCGTGGCCGAGAACGTCGCGCTCAGCGAGCAGCTTGTCGCCACCGGCGGCAGGCTGGCGCGGTGCTTCGACCGCAAGGCGCTGGCGGCCACGGCCGCGCGTGCGCTGCAGGCGGTGAAGCTGCCGACCGACACGGCGTTCCTCGCGCGGCGCGTCGACGAAATGCCCATTGCCACGCGGCAGCTCGTGGCCATCGCGCGTGCCGTGGCCACGCGCGCGCGCATGGTCATCATGGACGAACCCACCACCTCGCTTACGCAGAAGGAAGTGGACAACCTCGTACACGTGGTGGAGGCGCTGCGCGAGCAGGGCGTGGCCGTGCTGTTCGTGAGCCACAAGCTCGACGAGTGCATCGCCATGGGCGGCCAGGCCATCGTTTTCCGCGACGGCACGAAGGTGGCGCAGGGACCGATCCGCGACTTCACCAAGGCCGAGCTCGCCCACTGGATGACCGGCAAGCACCTCGACGGCGAGCGCTACCGCCACGGCTCGCACGGCGGCGAAGAGCTGCTCAAGGTGGAGTCACTGGGCCGCGGCGCGCTGTTCAGCGACGTGAGCTTCACGCTGCGCAAGGGCGAGATCCTCGGCGTGACCGGGCTGCTCGACTCCGGCCGCAACGAACTGGCGCTGGCGCTGGCGGGCGTCCAGGCGGCCGACCGCGGGCGCGTGCTGCTCGACGCACGCGAGATCACACTGAAGACGCCCACCGACGGCATCCGCCAGGGCATCGGCTACGTGCCCGAAGACCGCCTGAGCGAGGGCCTGTTCCTCGACAAGCCGATTCGCGACAACATCGTCACCGCGGTGCTCGACCGCCTGCGCGGGCGCTTCGGCGCGCTCGACGCGCGGCAGTGCCAGGCGCTGGCCGAACGCACCGTGGCCGATCTGCAGATCGCCACGCCCGACGTGGACCGGCCGGTGCAGTCGCTGTCGGGCGGCAACCAGCAGCGCGTGCTCATCGGGCGCTGGCTGGCCATCGGGCCGCGCGTGCTGATACTGCACGGCCCCACCGTGGGCGTGGACGTGGGCTCCAAGGACACCATCTACCGCATCGTGCAGCGGCTGGCCGAGCAGGGGCTGGGCGTGATCCTGGTGAGCGACGACCTGCAGGAACTGCTGCAGAACTGCGACCGCATCCTGCTGATGCGCAAGGGCCGCATCGCCAACGACTTCGACGCGCCGGGGCTCGCCGAGAGCGATCTCTATCACGCGCTGGTTTCAGACACACCTTCTCCCGCATTCCCATGA
- a CDS encoding RbsD/FucU family protein yields MLKSIHPLLNADVLYALRAMGHGDELVLCDANFPADSVARQTTLGRLLRIDGVGTTEAARAILSVLPLDNAVDDPARRMEIMGQSDEIPPVQLEMQREIDAAEGRPRPMGSIERFAFYEAARRAYCVIATGERRFYGCFVFKKGVLAPEA; encoded by the coding sequence ATGCTGAAGTCCATTCATCCGCTGCTCAACGCCGACGTGCTCTACGCCCTGCGCGCCATGGGCCATGGCGACGAACTGGTGCTGTGCGACGCCAACTTCCCGGCCGACTCGGTCGCACGCCAGACCACGCTGGGCCGGCTGCTGCGCATCGACGGCGTGGGCACCACCGAAGCGGCGCGCGCCATTCTTTCGGTGCTGCCGCTGGACAACGCGGTGGACGATCCGGCGCGGCGCATGGAAATCATGGGCCAGTCCGACGAGATCCCGCCGGTGCAACTTGAAATGCAGCGCGAGATCGACGCGGCCGAAGGGCGCCCACGGCCGATGGGCTCCATCGAGCGCTTCGCCTTCTACGAGGCCGCGCGCCGCGCGTACTGCGTGATCGCCACCGGCGAGCGCCGCTTCTACGGCTGCTTCGTGTTCAAGAAGGGCGTGCTCGCCCCCGAGGCCTGA
- a CDS encoding aldehyde dehydrogenase family protein — translation MSSSSNNKNSAAGSSVARYFDTMDYGPAPESDTDAREWLARHAEGFGHFIDGRFTPASGGVHFDTAEPATGQRLARVAQGCAKDVDAAVAAARAAQPGWHALGGHGRARHLYALARMVQRHARLLAVVEALDNGKPIRETRDLDVPLAARHFYHHAGWAQLQEREFADQVPLGVVGQIIPWNFPLLMLAWKIAPALALGNTVVLKPAELTPLSALLFAELAAQAGLPGGVLNVVTGDGATGAALVAHEGVDKIAFTGSTEVGRLIRAATAGTGKSLTLELGGKSPFIVFDDADIDAAVEGVVDAIWFNQGQVCCAGSRLLLQEGIADDFIARLKRRMQTLRVGLPLDKAIDMGSLIDPTQLERVRSLVAAGVRDGATCYQAPGELPPGGSFFAPTLLTGVQPASTVATEEIFGPVMVTMTFRTPDEAVALANNTRYGLAASVWSETIGLALGIAPQLQAGVVWVNATNLFDAGVGFGGYRESGYGREGGREGCYEYLKPRAWAQRKPRLADVAAAAAANEAAAKTGNGSSPALPAIDRTAKLFIGGKQVRPDGELSRPVFAAGGERAGEVGVGNRKDIRNAVAAARAAASWSSATPHRRAQALYYLAENLSARAGEFAARIASLTGVGAQAAQAEVDASVGRLFAYGAWADKYEGAVHVPPLRGVALATVEAIGVVGVVCPDEAPLLSFVSLLAPLMAMGNRTVIVPGEKHALVATDFYQVLETSDLPAGVVNLVTGPAASLARTLAEHDDVDALWVFGAKELSRDAELLSVGNLKRTLTDHGLATDWHDPASAEGPAFLRHATQVKNIWIPYGE, via the coding sequence ATGAGCAGCAGCAGCAACAACAAAAACTCCGCCGCCGGCAGCAGCGTCGCGCGCTATTTCGACACCATGGACTACGGCCCCGCGCCCGAGAGCGACACCGATGCACGCGAATGGCTCGCGCGCCATGCCGAAGGCTTCGGCCACTTCATCGACGGGCGCTTCACGCCCGCTTCCGGCGGCGTGCATTTCGACACCGCCGAGCCGGCCACCGGCCAGCGGCTGGCGCGCGTTGCGCAGGGCTGCGCGAAGGACGTGGACGCCGCGGTGGCGGCGGCGCGCGCCGCGCAGCCCGGCTGGCATGCGCTCGGCGGCCATGGTCGCGCACGGCACCTGTACGCACTGGCACGCATGGTGCAGCGCCATGCGCGCCTGCTCGCGGTGGTCGAGGCGCTGGACAACGGCAAGCCGATCCGCGAGACGCGCGATCTCGACGTGCCGCTGGCCGCGCGCCACTTCTATCACCACGCCGGCTGGGCGCAGCTGCAGGAGCGCGAGTTCGCCGACCAGGTGCCGCTGGGCGTGGTCGGCCAGATCATTCCGTGGAACTTCCCGCTGCTGATGCTCGCTTGGAAGATCGCTCCCGCGCTGGCGCTGGGCAACACCGTGGTGCTGAAGCCGGCGGAGCTCACGCCGCTGAGCGCCTTGCTCTTCGCTGAACTGGCGGCGCAGGCGGGGCTGCCGGGCGGCGTGCTCAACGTGGTGACGGGCGACGGCGCCACGGGCGCTGCGCTGGTCGCGCACGAGGGCGTGGACAAGATCGCCTTCACCGGCTCGACGGAAGTAGGGCGGCTGATCCGCGCCGCCACGGCGGGCACGGGCAAGTCGCTCACGCTGGAGCTGGGCGGCAAGTCGCCCTTCATCGTGTTCGACGACGCGGACATCGACGCCGCCGTCGAAGGCGTGGTCGACGCCATCTGGTTCAACCAGGGCCAGGTGTGCTGCGCCGGTTCGCGGCTGCTGCTGCAGGAAGGCATCGCGGACGACTTCATCGCGCGCCTGAAGCGCCGCATGCAGACCTTGCGCGTGGGCTTGCCGCTGGACAAGGCGATCGACATGGGCAGCCTGATCGACCCCACGCAGCTCGAACGCGTGCGCTCGCTGGTGGCCGCCGGCGTGCGCGATGGCGCGACCTGCTACCAGGCGCCGGGCGAGCTGCCGCCGGGCGGCAGCTTCTTTGCGCCGACGCTGCTGACGGGCGTGCAGCCGGCATCCACCGTGGCGACCGAGGAGATCTTCGGGCCCGTGATGGTCACGATGACTTTCCGCACGCCCGACGAAGCCGTGGCGCTCGCCAACAACACCCGCTACGGCCTCGCCGCCAGCGTGTGGAGCGAGACCATCGGCCTCGCGCTGGGCATCGCGCCGCAGCTGCAGGCAGGCGTGGTCTGGGTCAACGCGACCAACCTGTTCGACGCGGGCGTGGGCTTCGGCGGCTACCGCGAATCGGGCTACGGGCGCGAGGGCGGAAGAGAAGGCTGCTACGAATACCTGAAGCCGCGTGCCTGGGCGCAGCGCAAGCCGCGCCTGGCAGATGTGGCCGCTGCGGCGGCGGCTAACGAAGCCGCCGCGAAGACCGGGAACGGGTCTTCGCCCGCGCTGCCCGCCATCGACCGCACCGCCAAGCTCTTCATCGGCGGCAAGCAGGTGCGGCCCGACGGCGAGCTGTCGCGCCCGGTCTTCGCGGCCGGCGGAGAGCGTGCCGGCGAAGTGGGGGTGGGCAACCGCAAGGACATCCGCAACGCGGTGGCCGCTGCGCGCGCCGCGGCGAGCTGGTCGAGCGCGACGCCGCATCGCCGCGCGCAGGCGCTGTACTACCTCGCGGAAAACCTGTCGGCCCGCGCCGGCGAGTTTGCCGCGCGCATCGCGAGCCTGACCGGTGTTGGCGCGCAAGCCGCGCAGGCCGAGGTCGACGCATCGGTGGGCCGCCTGTTCGCCTACGGCGCCTGGGCCGACAAGTACGAGGGCGCGGTGCATGTGCCGCCGCTGCGCGGCGTGGCGCTGGCCACGGTCGAGGCGATCGGCGTGGTGGGGGTGGTGTGCCCCGACGAGGCGCCGCTGCTGTCATTCGTGAGCCTGCTCGCGCCCCTCATGGCCATGGGCAACCGCACGGTGATCGTGCCCGGCGAGAAACACGCGCTGGTCGCCACCGACTTCTATCAGGTGCTGGAGACCTCCGACCTGCCGGCCGGTGTCGTCAACCTCGTGACCGGTCCGGCCGCGAGCCTCGCGCGCACGCTGGCCGAGCACGACGATGTGGATGCACTGTGGGTTTTCGGCGCGAAGGAACTGTCGCGCGATGCCGAACTGCTGTCGGTCGGCAACCTCAAGCGCACGCTGACCGACCACGGCCTTGCCACCGACTGGCACGACCCGGCCTCGGCCGAGGGCCCCGCGTTCCTGCGGCACGCCACGCAGGTCAAGAACATCTGGATTCCCTATGGCGAATGA
- a CDS encoding ABC transporter permease gives MKFRFSDRELNFLVGINVAILVVATVLSKGDFLDVYNFQSMGGQLPELGLLAMGVALSMISGNGGIDLSGVALANLSGVVAATLAPMLVQPDASPWLYTGAFAAIAIAVGLAGGLLNGVLIARVGLTPILCTLGTQLVYTGLAVVLTGGSSLRVGNADPLSAIGNETVLGVPIPFAIFVVMLLAVGWLLKQSPFGIRLFLLGTNAKAARYAGIPQGRMLIATYALCGVLAAVAGVIIAGRTASVKSDYGNSYLLIAILITVMAGVRPQGGYGRMVCLFFSAVALQLLSSTFNLLGISNFFRDCAWGLLLLFFLASARLSLSDLRSFISVSRTSAPPHQPPPGATQRTTEG, from the coding sequence GTGAAATTCAGGTTCTCGGACCGCGAGCTCAACTTCCTGGTCGGCATCAACGTCGCGATCCTCGTGGTTGCCACCGTGCTTTCGAAGGGCGACTTCCTCGACGTCTACAACTTCCAGTCGATGGGCGGCCAACTGCCCGAACTCGGCCTGCTCGCCATGGGCGTCGCGCTGTCGATGATCTCCGGCAACGGCGGCATCGACCTCTCCGGCGTGGCGCTGGCCAATCTCTCGGGCGTGGTGGCCGCCACGCTGGCACCGATGCTGGTGCAGCCCGATGCATCGCCGTGGCTCTACACCGGCGCCTTCGCAGCCATTGCCATAGCGGTGGGGCTGGCGGGCGGGCTGCTCAACGGCGTGCTGATCGCGCGCGTCGGCCTCACGCCCATTCTCTGCACGCTGGGCACGCAGCTGGTCTACACCGGCCTGGCCGTGGTGCTCACCGGAGGCTCCAGCCTGCGCGTGGGCAATGCGGATCCGCTGTCGGCCATCGGCAACGAGACGGTGCTGGGCGTGCCGATTCCGTTCGCGATCTTCGTGGTGATGCTGCTGGCCGTCGGCTGGCTGCTCAAGCAGAGCCCGTTCGGCATCCGGCTCTTCCTGCTGGGCACCAATGCCAAGGCGGCGCGCTACGCGGGCATTCCGCAGGGTCGCATGCTGATAGCCACGTATGCGCTGTGCGGCGTGCTGGCGGCGGTGGCGGGCGTGATCATCGCGGGCCGCACGGCCAGCGTGAAGTCGGACTACGGCAACTCCTACCTGCTGATCGCCATCCTCATCACGGTGATGGCGGGCGTGCGGCCGCAGGGCGGCTACGGGCGCATGGTGTGTCTGTTCTTCTCGGCCGTGGCGCTGCAGCTGCTGTCCAGCACCTTCAACCTGCTGGGCATTTCCAACTTCTTCCGCGACTGCGCCTGGGGCCTGCTGCTGCTGTTCTTCCTGGCATCGGCGCGCCTGAGCCTGAGCGACCTGCGCAGCTTCATTTCCGTTTCGCGCACCAGCGCACCGCCGCATCAGCCCCCTCCTGGCGCGACGCAGAGAACCACCGAGGGCTAG